The Oncorhynchus nerka isolate Pitt River linkage group LG13, Oner_Uvic_2.0, whole genome shotgun sequence sequence GTTGATGACAGTCAGAACACGGGCGATGgatttgcggacgacacaactgGAGAGGAAACAGATCAAATATGGGTTTAGTGAAATGCTAAATTTTTAGCAGAATGAGACATTTTGACCTACTGCATATAAACCCTGCATAACATAGTAATGACAACTGAGAAGCCACTTATTCTTTCACCATAAACAGCCAACTCATGACAAGCTGACACTGCATAATCTCTGCAGTCCAAATAATACTCACATTTTAGAGAGCTTGGAGGCAGCTCCACCAGTAACCTTGGCTACGCGGAGCTGGGACAGCTCTACCTTCAGGTCATCCAGCTGCTTGAGCAGCTCCTCCTTCTTCTTGCCCCGCAGGTCTCTAGCCTTGATCTTGCCCTGTAAGATTCACAAAGAACGGAGATACAAGCTTTGAAAATCGATTTGGCCAACAGTTAACGAACTAGCTAACTTACCCATGCAACGTTAACGTTAGTTCACGAAAGTAACGTACTGTCAACGTGGGCTGATAGCTAATGAATCTCGCTAGCTATTCTAATTGGCAACACATATCGAAATAATTAAGTTGATAAGTAGTGTAATAATTGATTGCTAACTGCCGTAGCTAGTTAGTAGGCCAACAACCATTCCATTTGGAAGTAGTTAGGAAACATGTTTGACAGCTAGCCAACGCGTAATTAGTTCGTTAACATTAGCCATCCATTTGCTAGTAGCTAACAAGCTTGCCAACGTTAGCTTAATAGCGTTCAGCTAGCTCGCGCTCGGTCTTTATGGTGACAAGCGACAAAATAAGGGCCTTTCTCGAAATATCACAAACATATATGGCGAGATAAGATTATCATCCTTATGGATGTTATCAAGTGTGGTCGTTTTATGTGGAATAGGCAGGACAATTTTCCCGAATTGAACGAAAGCCACGAGCCTCTCACCATGTTCGTCGACGCTGCCACAGGAAAAGAAAGAACGAAAACGTGTTTGCGCAGAAGCTATCTTCCGGTCGGAGGCGTCATTTTTGTTGCGCATGGGTGAAATGCCTACAGCACCACGGCGTGGATTCGGTTGGGAATGACTTTGTTCTGCTGCATCTCTGCTTTACTTAGAATCATTAAGATTTGACACTGTCCCGGAGAACAATTATGAAAACAAACCTTTATGTTCACAAAATAAATTGAAACAAAAAATGATTTAGTTAAATGGTAGCGCTTGTTAAAATGCAAATGAAGAGAATATGtagtgatttatttttatttttttgttaaaaACCAGAGTTGAACACATAGCGGAATCAAACAGAAGGTTCAAAAAAGCATCATGTTTTTGATATTGACCTTGCAGTACATTGATAAGTGGAGTCATAGTCACCTGTGCTGTGATATCGTAGTTCTATGAAACTACTTCAGGCAGATTGCTTACAAGCCCTCACTAG is a genomic window containing:
- the LOC115139890 gene encoding large ribosomal subunit protein uL29-like; this encodes MGKIKARDLRGKKKEELLKQLDDLKVELSQLRVAKVTGGAASKLSKICVVRKSIARVLTVINQTQKENLRKFYKGKKYKPLDLRPRKTRAIRRRLNKHEETLRTKKMQRKDRLYSIRKFAVKA